The DNA sequence ATTCTAAGAGCGTCTTCTTCAAACCTTTTATTTGGGTTTCCTATGCATCGTATTATTTTTTTATTAAGATCTTTTTTCCCGTCATAGCAATCTATTATTTTAAAGTTAAAAATATCCATTGCAATTGCATTGATTGTAAAATCTCTTCTTTTAAGATCTTTGATTAAATTTTTAGTATATTCTACTTGTTTGGGTGCTCTTTTGTTTTCATATTCTTTTTCTATTCTGTATGTTGTGATTTCAAAGATTTTTTTATTAAAAATAATACTAATTGTGCCATGTTTTATTCCTGTTTTAATGTTATTTGGGAACAATTCTATTATTTCTTCTGGAGTTGCATTGGTTGCAAAATCAAAATCGCAAGGTTGTTTATTAAGTAGCAAGTCTCTTAAAGCTCCTCCAACTAAAAAAAATTCGTAGTTGTTTTTTTTAAATATTTTACCGATTTTAATTATGTTTTGACTATTCTTGCCTAGATTCATATAAAATTATATTATAGTGTAAACTAATTTTTTTCTAAAATTAGTTTACAATTTTAATTTATTTGAAGTATGTTATAAGTAGTGCTTTTATTTTTTAAAATGGTTTTATTGAGGTTTTATGAGGAGTAATAACAATAGTGTTTACAACGCTATAGGTCAGCTTTCAAAAGAGACTAAAAATAGGTTGATGAATGATATAAGAAAAAGCTTAGGTTTGAATTCTTCTGAGTTTGTTTTGCCTAATTGTAACAATGAACCTTATTCTGATTCCCAGCTTGAAAAATTTCTTTCAGGGCGCTTAATGGAAGAATCATTTTTTATGAAAATATGGTTAACTATTTTGAATTTTTTTCAGAAGGATAAAAGTAAAGAAGATATTTATAAAACATATGTCATAAAAAACCTAGAAAATCAAATTAATGAAATGTGCAAAAATCCAGTAATAGATTTTAAGAGAGAATGTTTGCATGTTGGTTTTGTAGAGATGTTTTTTAATGTTTGTCGCTATTCAATGGAATTGAAAGAATTTTTTAGAAAGCTAGAAAAAGGCAGTATTGTTGTTGAGCAAACTATTTTGGAGATTATTCAAAATAAAGTTCTTCATTCTAAGAAAAATTTGGAAGATTTTTTAGATGAAGGGGAATATGAGCTTTTTTTGAAAAAAGAAAAGACTCAAAACAATTTAGAAGAATCGCTTAAGTCCAAAATAAATGAATATATTAATTCTATTCCCTCTGATACTTACAGAACTATATCTGATACTTTTGAATTTTATTATGTTTTTAATAGCTTGGCTTTTTTCCCTTATAAATCCTTTTTTTCGTTTTTTAATGTAGATCTTTTAGATAATATTGAAAATGTTAATATTGTTGATCTTGAGATTGGTTTTGGAACTAGCTTTTCAAGTGTTAGCAAGTATTTGAATTATTTTTTTGATATTTTGTACACATTAAAAGATATTGAGATAGATGAAGATATTGTAAAAAGCATTATATCAAATTATTTTTTAATATCTGATGATATTAGCAATTCAGAAATAATTTCAAAGGAAGATCATTCTTCTAGAGTAGAATATGTATTGAAAAATGTTTTATCGATTGTTTCTAAGATTGTTGGTTTATCTAGAACTTTGCCTTATTTAGATATTTTTAGAGTGTATTGCAAAAATCCAGTTGCGTCTCCTAAAAGGTATGTACCTTTTTTTGATGTGAAAAGTTTTTATGAAAACATTTTATTTTTAAATGTTATGGGTCAGGCTATTAAAAGACGTGATAGTTCCTTAAAAATTCTTGTGATTAGGGAAATAAAAAGCCTTGTTAAAGACCCTAGTGCAATTTTAAATTTAAAGGGTGAGATTTTTAGCGAATTCAATCTTAGTCGCTATAGTTTTAAAAAATTGTATTTTCTTAATGATTTTTTTAAAAATATATATGATGTTAGAATGATGGAAGTTTTAAGAACCATAAATAATATAGTATTAATTAATAATCATGACTTGAGAAATATATATGTTGACATTGAAAATAATATTACTGTTTTGAAAAAAGAAATTTATAATATTTACTTTGAGATTGATTATAAAAATGAAGAATTTGAAAGACATAAAAGAGAGAGTAGGATTGATGATCCTTATAAGGAAAGGATTTTAAAGTGGTGTTTAAATGAATCGGTTTTTATTGATAAGGTTGCAAATAGATTTGTAGATTATTTTATTGAACTTAAAAAAAGATATTTGACCCTTTTAGAAAATCATAATGTTTTTATTCAAAAATCTTTAACAGTTTCTTACAAGTCAATGGTAAATGAAAATAAAAAAATTACATTAGCTGATGTTATTGGGAATCTTTTAGAAATCATTAGTCAAGCACTTTTTATAGTAAAAAATTTATAAATTTTATGGAAACTTTTAAAGTAAAAAATCTAAGGCGTTTTTCAAATTTTATTAGAATTTTAGTTATTGTATTATTTTTAAATTCTTTGTTGAGTTTATTTGTTTTTTTAGCCGGCTCTTACAATATTTTTGTTTACAATTTTCAGAGGTTTTATCTCGATCTTACTATTGTTTTGAGCTCTGTGTCTTTTGGGCTTGAATCTACTAGGTTGATATTTTTTTATTTATTGAGAAATAAAAAAATCAATTATTGTATAATTTTAATTTTTAGCTTTATTATTTTTTTTTGCGCTTTTGTTTTCAAAATTTTTCTTTCTGGCAACAAATAGATTACAGATAAATTGTATTAATTATTTGCAATTATTCTATTGACTAATGAGTTGTATTTTTATAAACTAACTATTAGTTTATTATTTGCCGACTTAGCTCAGCTGGCCAGAGCAGCGGTCTTGTAAACCGCAGGTCGTCGGTTCGACTCCGACAGTCGGCTTTTAGGGGCGGTACCGAAGTGGTTAACCGGGGCAGACTGTAAATCTGTTGGCTTTGCCTACGTGGGTTCGAATCCCACCCTCCCCATCTCGTGTAGTTATAAACGATTGTCTTTTCTATAATTTTTGATTGCGATTTTTTAAAGGTGTTGTATCGTTTTATTATGGTATTTGTACTTTTATCTATTTAAAAGAGTTCTTATTGATTGTAAAAAGATTATGTTAATTATTGATTAAAATTTTTAATTTATGCTTAAAGAGTAATTAGCAAATACTTTTGATTGGCTAGGAGATTCTTGTGCTTATGAAAGTTGGGAAAGTATTTATTTTTTTGTTCTTTTTAGGGTCCATTTTATCAATTTTTATATATTTTTTAAATTTATCTTCTTTAGCTGATGGTTTAGTTTATGAATTTGATGTTGAGAAAGGGTGGGGGGTTAAAAAAATAGCCAAAGAGTTGAAAAAACAAAAATTAATTAAATCTGAATTATTTCTTATTTTTATCTCGTATATTTTTGATAGTGACAAACAATTTAAAGAAGGAAGATATTTAATTAATAGAAGTCTTTCTACTTTTGAGATATATAAAGAACTTTTAAGAGGATCTTCTAATGTAAACATTGATGTTACAATTCCTGAAGGGTATACTAGTAGAAGAATTGCTTTTAAACTTAAGGATTTTTCTATTATTGATGACATTCAAGATTTTATTTTTTTGATCAACGAAAAATCATTTATTTCTGAGCTTGGATTTGATTATGATTCTCTTGAGGGGTTTTTATTCCCAGATACTTATAAATTTTATAAGGGCATAGAAATAAAAAATGTTGTTCGCATGTTTGTTGATAATTTTTTTAATAAGCTTAAATCCATAGGTGTAGTTTTTAGTGATTATTCTAGTAAAGATTTTTACAATAGAGTAATAATAGCATCTATTGTTGAGCGTGAGTATAGGGTTAAAAGTGAAGCTTCAATAATGTCTTCAGTTTTTTATAACAGAATAAGGTCTGATATGGCGTTACAATCTTGTGCTACTATTGAATATGTTATTACAGAAGAGTTAGGGCGAAGTCATCCTAAAAGAATTTATTTTTCAGATTTAGAGCTGGATTCTCCTTATAATACATATATTAACAAAGGGTATCCCCCTACTCCAATTTCAAATGCTGGTGTTGTTTCTCTGCAAGCAGCGTTTTTTCCAAGAAATACGCAGTATTTATTTTTTGTGGTAAAAGATCCTAAGTTGGGTACACATCAATTTTCATCAAATTATTCTTCACATCTTTTAGGAGCAAAAGATTATATTAAAAATTTTATTACTAAGGATTAAGAAGTATGGAGTATTTACAAACCGCAGCTTCAATGAAAGCTAAATTTGATATTGTGGTTGTTGTGGAGCAATACATTAAACTTGTTAAATCTGGATCTACTTATAAAGGTCTTTGTCCTTTTCATGCTGAGAAAACCCCTTCTTTTTCTGTAAATTCTTTGCAAGGATATTTTTATTGTTTTGGGTGTAAAAAGAGTGGAGATGTTATTAGATTTTTAATGGATATGGAAAAAATCAACTACAATGATGCTCTCAAGGCTTTATGTAAAAAATTTGGGGTTTACTACAATGATGTAAAAATAAATCGAGAGGGTGATAGGAAAAATGAAAATAAAGATATAGTTTCAAAAATTTATTCTTTGAATTCTAGATTAATCAATACTATTAAATTTTTTTTGAATAAAAACAAAAAAGTTTTAGATTACGTTTTAAAAAGTAGATCAATATCTAAGGAAGTTGTTGATTTGTTTGAGCTTGGTTATTTACCATTTAATGTTAAAGATGGTTTAGATCTTCATGATTTTCTAGTTTCAAAAGGATATTCTTTTGAAATATTGAGAAAAAGTGGTTTATTCTCAAAAACAAATCTCAAAGCTTCTATTTTATCTCAAAGATTGATTTTTCCAATTAAAGATTTTAAAGGAAATGTTGTTGGCTTTGGAGGTAGAGATTTAGACGGTAAAGGCTCTAAGTATATTAATTTAAGTGAAACTGAAGTTTTTAAGAAAAAAGAGCTTCTTTATGGATTTTATGAGGGATTTGATGACATTAAATCAACAAAGTCAGTTATTTTAGTAGAAGGTTATATTGATGTTCTTGCTTTTTTTACATCTGGGATTAGAAGGGCTGTGTCTACTCTTGGCACTTCTTTTTCAAAAGAACATCTTGCTTTGATTCAAAGATATGCTGATGAGATAATATTTGCTTTTGACAGTGATGATGCTGGGCTTTCTGCTACTTTAAAAGCTTATCAAATTTGTTTGCCATTTAACATTAATGTTAGCGTTGTTAAAATTGATTTAGGTAGTGATCCTGCAGATGTTCTTAAGAATGAGGGTTCCGGTTCTTTGCAGAAAATTTTAAATAATAGATGTGATGCTTTTGAATATCTTTTAGATATTTATTCTAATAAATATGATTTAAATAAAACTGTAGACTTGAATGCTATGATTAATTTATTTTTGAATTTGATAAATTTGTCAAAAGTAGATACTCAGAAAAAAATTTTTTTGGAAAAGTTAAGCAATAAGCTTGGAATTGGTGTTACAACTTTATTAAAAGATTACTATAGGATAAAAGAAAGGTTTGTAGTTGACAATAATAAAAGAAATTTGTATGCTCATAATGATGATTCTTACGAGAGGTATTTAATAGTAGCTTTGTTGAAAAATTTTAGTTATTTTGGTACAATAAGGCGCAATATTGTTGATAGCGATTTAATCGATATCAACGCTAGAAAAATTTTTATGTGCTTTGAGGATTTATCTGAAAATAATGAAGATTTTACATTGTTAGATTTAAAAAGAAGTTTAAAGGATAACTATAAAGTTAGTGAAGTTTTTTTTGAAGAAATGTTAAATTCTGAATTTGAAGTGGATGATGAGATGATCATTCACATTTTACTTGCAATCAAAAGAAGAAAATTGGATTCTCGTGTTTTGCTTTGTAAAAGAAGATGTGATGGGGATTTTTTGGTAAATGCTAAGATTCAAATAAACGAGTTAATGTTTTTAAACATGCAGAGAAAAAATTTAAAAGTCTATTTAGATGATGTCCCAGGGAGTTGAATTTTGCCGGATTTGGAAAAGAAATATTTGGAACTGATAGAAGGAATTATTGCTCATTTAGCGAATAGAAAATCTCTTAGTTTTAGTGAATTATCAAATTTACTTCCCGATGACATATTAGAACCAGAGACTCTTGATTGTATTTGTACAGTACTTGAGGATAGGGGAATAAGGTTGGTTAATAAAGCTCCAGAATTAGATGTGGTTGGCACCGAAGATGAGGGTAATGAAGAGGAAGAGATGGACATTGAATCTGGTAGAAATTTTATGATTCTAGATGATGGTTTCCAAAGTGACGCTGATATTGATATTGATGACAAGTTGGATGATTGTGATGAAGATATTATTTCTGTTAAAGACGATTTGGGTTCAGGGTATGTTAAAAACAATGTTTTTAAAGATACCCATTCAGAAGATCCAATAAAGCTTTATTTGAAAGAAATAGGGAAAGAGTTCTTATTGACAGGCAATCAAGAAGTTGAACTTGCAAAACAGATGGATTCTGGAGAGAGTATAATTGAAAATATTCTCAAAAATGACGGACTTGTTATAGAAAACTATTACAATCTTGTTAATGTTATTTATTCAAGAATGGAAAGGGAAGAGTTTTTTAAAAGAGAAAAGGATAAGGATAAAGAGAGTAATCCGGATTATTATAATAAAAAAAAAAGAATTGCTTCTTTTTACAAGATTCCTTTAAAGCCAATTCAAGATCGTTTAATAAGCTATGTAGATAATAAACATAGAGTATATGAGCTTGGGGGGGATATTTTTGAAAAAAATTTAAAAAGGGAAAGGTTAGCCTTAAAAGAGCTTTTACGAGACATTCCTTTATATCAAGATGAACTGAGGATTTTTTCAGATGATTATATTGATTCTGCTAACAAAATAAAAGATTTGCAAAGACAGCAAAGAATGATTCTGAGCAGGTTGAAAATAGAAAAAATAAGAGATCTTAGAGTGCTTGGGAGAGATTTAACTATTGCCGAGAAAAGAATAGAAATAGAAAAATCTCTTAAACTTAAAGAAGATACCATTAAGGAGCAGATCACAGAGGCTCAACTCGCTCAAAAAGAACTTGAGAGAATTGAAATGTATTATGAATATCCAATGGATAAGATAATAAGCATGTCAGAAGAGATTGCTAAAGGCAAGCAAATGATGCAGCATGCTAAGGATCAGTTGATTAAGGCAAATTTAAGGCTTGTTGTAAGCATTGCCAAGAAATATGCAAATAGAGGTCTTCATTTTTTTGACCTTGTTCAAGAAGGTAATATTGGATTAATTAAGGCTGTTGAAAAGTTTGAATATAAGCGGGGCTTTAAGTTTTCAACTTACGCTACTTGGTGGATTAGACAAGCTATAACAAGATCTATTTCTGACCAAGCTCGTACAATTAGAGTTCCTGTGCACATGATCGAACAAATAAATAGGCTTAATAGAGAAACTAGATATTTGATTCAAGTTTTAGGAAAGGATCCTACAGATGAAGAGCTCTCAGATAGACTTGGATGGGAGCTTAAAAAGGTTAAAACTGTAAAAAGTGTTTCAAGAGAGCCTGTTTCTCTTGAAACACCAATTGGAGAAGAAGAAGATTCTGTTCTTAGTGATTTTATTGAGGATAAGGCAATAAAAAATCCTGCAAATCATACATCTTTTGTAGTTTTGCAAGATCAAATAAGAGCAATTCTTGGGACTCTTCCTGAAAGAGAGCAGGAAGTTGTAAAAATGAGATTTGGCCTTGAAGATGGTTATTCTTTAACTCTTGAAGAGGTTGGACTTCATTTTAATGTTACAAGAGAAAGAATCAGACAAATTGAATCTAAGGCATTAAGGCGCCTTAAAAATCCCAAAAAAACTCAAAAATTAAAAGATTATCTTGAAGATTTAAATTGAATATGGAGGATTGATGGAGAGTAATATTGATACATTGAAAAAGCTTGAAGTTATATATAAGTCTAAGTTTGAGCTTGAAGAAAGGCAAAAAAGTATTCCTAAGTATTTGGAGATGAAAAAAATTCAGATTGAAGAGTTATCTAAAGTTTTAATTGATTTGCAACAAAAGTTTAAGGAATATCAAAAAGAAGACTCTGCTTTAAAGTTAGATATTCAAGACATTAATTCAAGAAAGAGCAAGGCAGAAGAAAAAATTGACAGCATTAAAACTCAAAGAGAATACGAAGCTCTTGAAAAAGAGCTTCAGGTTATTATTGACGATGAAGTTACAATTAGAAAAAAAATGACACATGTTAATGGACTTAAGACGAGAATAGAAAAGGAAATATTAGATGTTAGCGATAAGTACAGTAAAGAGGAAGAATGTTTTAAGTCTGAGAGTAATAGTTTTGAATTAGAGCTTTTAGAAATTAAAAAGAGACTTTTAGAAATAGAAAGTGAAGAGTTAAATTGTTCTTCTAAAATGAATGAAGATTTTTTATTTAAATTTCAAAGAATAATAAGGAATAAATCAAATGGAGTTGTTCCTTTGATCGACAATGTCTGCAAAGGTTGTCATATGATACTTCCTATTGAATTTGCAAATAAAGTAAGGCGCGAACCCAATGATATTAAATTTTGTCCTTATTGCAGTAGAATACTCTATTATCAGGATAAAATTCAAATGAGCGATGAAATAATTCCTGGTAGTTTGGCAGATCTTGTTGAATAAAATTTATTAATTTGATACTTTTTATTTAAGCTGACAGTCAGCCATCGCTTAGGTTTCTAATATTTTAAAACTTAAGAGGAAAGTCCGAGCTCCAATAAGAACATAATGCTAGGTAATACCTAGGGGTTTTAAACCTAAGAGAGTGTCACAGAAAATTACCGCCACAAAAGGTAAGGGTGAAAAGGTGAGGTAAGAGCTCACCGCTTATTTAGTAATAAATATAGGCAAGATAAACCTCATTAGGAGCAAGATCAAGTATGTAAGCTTCCTTTGTTCTTGAGGCATGCTTACGGGTAGATCGCATGATTTTTTTAGCGATAAAAAAACAAGAGAGATGATGGCATAGTACAGAACTCGGCTTATGGGTGTCAGCTTAATTTCATAAGCTTAAAAGAGAGTTTTAAATGGAAATGAGATATTTAAGATATGTTTTTTACTTACTTATGATTTTCATTTTTATTTTTTTAATTTATTATATTATATTTTATTTTAAATCTTTTTCTAATTCTTATTTAAAAGCAGGGCCAACAGAAGTTGATTTGCTTTTACTTTGGGATAAAAAAGAATATAAAGAAATAATAGATTATGCTGAGAATGATATTAAAAATAATAGATTTAATTTTAATTTAAATTTGCTTTTGGGATTTTCATATTTTTATTATTCTTTAATAATAAGTGAAGGATATTTAAAAGGAGAATTTTTAGATAAATCTATAGAAAGATTAAGATTTCTAATTTCTATAAATGATGGTGTCTCTATAGGCCCTTTATATTATATATTAGGGAAGGCATATTCTCATAAAGGAGAGTTTTATAGCGAACTTGCTGTAAAATTTTTGAAAAAGGCTTTGAGTTTTGATAATTTTGATTTTATGAACATTAAGGAAGATATTTTTGAATATTTGGGGTATTCGTATCAGCTTTTAAGAGATTACAAATCTAGCTTAAAGTTTTTTGAAAAAGCTTATAATGAGAATAGGTCTGATTTAGTACTTTGGAGTTTAGCTTATGTTAATTACAAATTGAATGATATAAACAAGAGCGTTGAGTATATAGAAAAAATAATAAAAGAAGATAACGGGAAATTGTTAAAGGGCGAGAAAACTGATGAAAATTTAATTCAAAAGGTGTATTTGCTTTACGGAGACATTCTCTTAGATAAGGGTGACTATGATAGTGCTTTTAATTACTATAATAAAGTTCTAGAAATTAATAGTTCAAATTCTAGCGTTTATGTTAAAATAGGAGATATATATAGGAGAAGAGATAAAGATTATCCTAAAGCTAGGAAATACTGGAGAGAAGCTCTCAATCTTAATCCTTATTTGGAATCAGCAAGAGAGAGGCTTGGAATTACTTTGGAAGACTTTTAGGGAGGTTGATTTGAATTTGTTTAAGTCTTTTTTGATAGATATTGGAATTGATCTTGGAACATGTAATACGTTAGTTTATATTAAAGATTATGGTGTGGTTATGAGTGAGCCTTCTGTTGTTGCAATAGATATTACTAAAGGCAATAGAGTTGTTGCTGTTGGTCGAAATGCTAAGAAAATGCTTTGGAAAACTCCAGAAAATATTAAGGCCGTGCGTCCACTTAGGGATGGAGTTATTGCTGATATTGAGAATACAGAGAAGATGATTAAATATTTTATTAATCAAATCTTTTCTCGTAAAAAATTGTTTTTTAAGCCAAGAATGGTAATAGGTGTTCCAACTTGCATTACAGAGGTTGAACGAAGAGCTGTAAAAGAGAGCGCAATGAATGCTGGTGCAAGAGAGGTTAAGGTAATAGAAGAATCTCTTGCTGCTGCTATTGGATCTGATATTCCTATTTTTGAGCCTACAGGTCACATGGTGTGTGACATTGGAGGTGGGACTACAGAAATATCGGTTATCTCTCTTGGTGGTATGGTTGTAAGTAGAGCTATTAGAACTGGTGGTGATGAATTTGATGAGAGTATAATAAAGTATATGAGAAATTCTCATAATATTATAATCGGTCAGCAGACAGCAGAAAAATTGAAAATTAAGATAGGCAATGTATATCCTGATGTTCAAAATTTGAGGGTAGAAAAAATAGATATTAAGGGTACAGATGCTGTTACTGGTCTTCCTAGGAAGCAACTTGTTGATTCTATGGAGGTAAGAGAGTCTCTGCAAGAACCCATTAATATTGTTGTGGATGAAGTTAAGCGTACTCTTGGGGCAACTCCCCCAGAGCTTGCTACAGACATTGTAGAGCGTGGCATTATTTTAACAGGGGGGGGAGCTCTTCTTAAGGGTTTAAATAGACTTCTTTCAAAAGAGACAGGAGTTCCTGTTTATGTTGCTGACAACCCTCTTCTTTCTGTGGCTGTTGGTGCTGGATTATTTTATGATTATGCCAATAGAATAGATATTAGTAAAAATATTTATAGTTTTATCAATGAATAAGTTATGAATTTTCTTGTCAAATTCAAGAATTTTATCAAAGTGTTTTTTGTATTGATAGTTTCTTTTGTTTTTATGATTTATGATTCAAGCAGTATTCAAAGGAGAAGAACTGATAATTTTTTGTTTTTTACTTTTAATTCTTATATTCAAAGTAGGATGCATGGATTTTTTAGCTTTATTTCCAATGTTTTTAAAACTGTAAACGAATACAAGAATTATAAGGACAAGATAGAATTTTATAAAAAAAGGATACAGCAGCTTGAAATAGTAACTCAGAATATACAGTCACTAAGACAAGAGAATGTTCGTCTTAAAGAGCAATTAAATTTTTATTTATCAAGTTCTAATGATTTTATTTCAGCAGAAATTATATATCTAAATTATTCAAATATATCAACTTTAATGGCTATTAATAAAGGATTCAATGATGGGATAGAAAAGGATATGATAGCAGTTGCATATCAAGATGGATTTAGTGGGCTTGTAGGCAAAGTTGTAAAGGTTTATTCTAATACTGCTAAAATTTTGCCCTTGACTAATTTTGAAAATTTTGTGTCTGCAAGAATTCAAAGTAGTAGGTTTATAGGCCTTATAGAAGGCAATGGTCATGGCAAGAAACTTGAAATGAATTATGTTAATAAACTTGCCGAAAAAGATTTGAAGATAGGCGATTCTATTGTTACTGCTGGATTTAGTGAATATCCAGTTGGTATTTATATTGGAAAGATTACAAATTTCCATATTCTTGAATACAATTCTCTTTTAAAAATAGAAGTCGAGCCAGCCATAGCTTTAGATAAGCTTGAGTATGTTTTTCTTGTTAAAAACAACAAAGAGATTAGTGATTAATGGCATCGTTTTTTACATATTTTATTTCTAGTGCATTTTTAGGTAAAATTTTCCAACACTATTTTGCAACTTATTTTTATTTTTCAATAGATATTTTTTTAATTTTTCTAGTTTTTAATTCTCTAAATTTTATTTTTAATGTGGGATTGTTATCTAGTATTTTTTATGGTCTTCTTATGGACTATTTTACGGGATTACCACTTGGATTTTTTGTTTTCGGATATACACTAATACTTTATTTTATTGTCAAGATAAAGTTGTTAATGCCTAAAAATATGCTTAGTATAACAATATTTTTTATCCTTTCAAAAATTACAATATGGTTTTTGGCCGTTTTATTTTGTGATTTTGTAGATTTAAAATCTTTTAATTATTCAATTTTTAACCTTGATCTTGTTGTAAATATAATGTTTATTAACTTTTTATATCCAATTCAAAATTATTTTACTAAAAATTTTTATTCTTTTAAAGAGGATTATTAATGGGCATTATCACAAATTTTAGATACAAGTTTGGCATATTGTTTTTAATAGCAGTTATGTTGTTTTATTTAGCAATTTTATTTCAAATGCAGATTGGCAAGCATTTGTTTTACGACAGGGAAGCAAATGTTTTTTTATCAAGATTAGAAAAAATTAATGCCTCAAGAGGTGAAATCTTAGATTCTAATTCTAATATTTTGGCAAATAATTTAACTATGTTTGTTTTAAAAATAAGTTTGCAGCAGTATTATAATATGCCTGTTGCTACAAGAAATGAGATGATAGACTTTTTATCAAGCACTCTAGATATTGATAAATCGATTATTTTGTCTAAACTTCAAGAGCCTGGTGGTTATCTTAAAGATGTTGAAATAATTGAGTTAACTCCTAAGATGCTGTTTAAGATCTCTGAAAAAAAATTTTATTATCCTGCTCTTTTGTGGACCTATTCTTTTAAGCGTAACTATTTAGT is a window from the Borreliella chilensis genome containing:
- a CDS encoding RNA polymerase sigma factor RpoD, with protein sequence MPDLEKKYLELIEGIIAHLANRKSLSFSELSNLLPDDILEPETLDCICTVLEDRGIRLVNKAPELDVVGTEDEGNEEEEMDIESGRNFMILDDGFQSDADIDIDDKLDDCDEDIISVKDDLGSGYVKNNVFKDTHSEDPIKLYLKEIGKEFLLTGNQEVELAKQMDSGESIIENILKNDGLVIENYYNLVNVIYSRMEREEFFKREKDKDKESNPDYYNKKKRIASFYKIPLKPIQDRLISYVDNKHRVYELGGDIFEKNLKRERLALKELLRDIPLYQDELRIFSDDYIDSANKIKDLQRQQRMILSRLKIEKIRDLRVLGRDLTIAEKRIEIEKSLKLKEDTIKEQITEAQLAQKELERIEMYYEYPMDKIISMSEEIAKGKQMMQHAKDQLIKANLRLVVSIAKKYANRGLHFFDLVQEGNIGLIKAVEKFEYKRGFKFSTYATWWIRQAITRSISDQARTIRVPVHMIEQINRLNRETRYLIQVLGKDPTDEELSDRLGWELKKVKTVKSVSREPVSLETPIGEEEDSVLSDFIEDKAIKNPANHTSFVVLQDQIRAILGTLPEREQEVVKMRFGLEDGYSLTLEEVGLHFNVTRERIRQIESKALRRLKNPKKTQKLKDYLEDLN
- a CDS encoding aminodeoxychorismate lyase, whose protein sequence is MLMKVGKVFIFLFFLGSILSIFIYFLNLSSLADGLVYEFDVEKGWGVKKIAKELKKQKLIKSELFLIFISYIFDSDKQFKEGRYLINRSLSTFEIYKELLRGSSNVNIDVTIPEGYTSRRIAFKLKDFSIIDDIQDFIFLINEKSFISELGFDYDSLEGFLFPDTYKFYKGIEIKNVVRMFVDNFFNKLKSIGVVFSDYSSKDFYNRVIIASIVEREYRVKSEASIMSSVFYNRIRSDMALQSCATIEYVITEELGRSHPKRIYFSDLELDSPYNTYINKGYPPTPISNAGVVSLQAAFFPRNTQYLFFVVKDPKLGTHQFSSNYSSHLLGAKDYIKNFITKD
- a CDS encoding rod shape-determining protein MreC, whose protein sequence is MNFLVKFKNFIKVFFVLIVSFVFMIYDSSSIQRRRTDNFLFFTFNSYIQSRMHGFFSFISNVFKTVNEYKNYKDKIEFYKKRIQQLEIVTQNIQSLRQENVRLKEQLNFYLSSSNDFISAEIIYLNYSNISTLMAINKGFNDGIEKDMIAVAYQDGFSGLVGKVVKVYSNTAKILPLTNFENFVSARIQSSRFIGLIEGNGHGKKLEMNYVNKLAEKDLKIGDSIVTAGFSEYPVGIYIGKITNFHILEYNSLLKIEVEPAIALDKLEYVFLVKNNKEISD
- a CDS encoding rod shape-determining protein MreB (functions in MreBCD complex in some organisms), which codes for MNLFKSFLIDIGIDLGTCNTLVYIKDYGVVMSEPSVVAIDITKGNRVVAVGRNAKKMLWKTPENIKAVRPLRDGVIADIENTEKMIKYFINQIFSRKKLFFKPRMVIGVPTCITEVERRAVKESAMNAGAREVKVIEESLAAAIGSDIPIFEPTGHMVCDIGGGTTEISVISLGGMVVSRAIRTGGDEFDESIIKYMRNSHNIIIGQQTAEKLKIKIGNVYPDVQNLRVEKIDIKGTDAVTGLPRKQLVDSMEVRESLQEPINIVVDEVKRTLGATPPELATDIVERGIILTGGGALLKGLNRLLSKETGVPVYVADNPLLSVAVGAGLFYDYANRIDISKNIYSFINE
- a CDS encoding membrane protein, encoding MASFFTYFISSAFLGKIFQHYFATYFYFSIDIFLIFLVFNSLNFIFNVGLLSSIFYGLLMDYFTGLPLGFFVFGYTLILYFIVKIKLLMPKNMLSITIFFILSKITIWFLAVLFCDFVDLKSFNYSIFNLDLVVNIMFINFLYPIQNYFTKNFYSFKEDY
- a CDS encoding DNA primase, with product MEYLQTAASMKAKFDIVVVVEQYIKLVKSGSTYKGLCPFHAEKTPSFSVNSLQGYFYCFGCKKSGDVIRFLMDMEKINYNDALKALCKKFGVYYNDVKINREGDRKNENKDIVSKIYSLNSRLINTIKFFLNKNKKVLDYVLKSRSISKEVVDLFELGYLPFNVKDGLDLHDFLVSKGYSFEILRKSGLFSKTNLKASILSQRLIFPIKDFKGNVVGFGGRDLDGKGSKYINLSETEVFKKKELLYGFYEGFDDIKSTKSVILVEGYIDVLAFFTSGIRRAVSTLGTSFSKEHLALIQRYADEIIFAFDSDDAGLSATLKAYQICLPFNINVSVVKIDLGSDPADVLKNEGSGSLQKILNNRCDAFEYLLDIYSNKYDLNKTVDLNAMINLFLNLINLSKVDTQKKIFLEKLSNKLGIGVTTLLKDYYRIKERFVVDNNKRNLYAHNDDSYERYLIVALLKNFSYFGTIRRNIVDSDLIDINARKIFMCFEDLSENNEDFTLLDLKRSLKDNYKVSEVFFEEMLNSEFEVDDEMIIHILLAIKRRKLDSRVLLCKRRCDGDFLVNAKIQINELMFLNMQRKNLKVYLDDVPGS
- a CDS encoding Zn-ribbon protein, whose amino-acid sequence is MESNIDTLKKLEVIYKSKFELEERQKSIPKYLEMKKIQIEELSKVLIDLQQKFKEYQKEDSALKLDIQDINSRKSKAEEKIDSIKTQREYEALEKELQVIIDDEVTIRKKMTHVNGLKTRIEKEILDVSDKYSKEEECFKSESNSFELELLEIKKRLLEIESEELNCSSKMNEDFLFKFQRIIRNKSNGVVPLIDNVCKGCHMILPIEFANKVRREPNDIKFCPYCSRILYYQDKIQMSDEIIPGSLADLVE